In Equus quagga isolate Etosha38 unplaced genomic scaffold, UCLA_HA_Equagga_1.0 73442_RagTag, whole genome shotgun sequence, the following proteins share a genomic window:
- the LOC124234296 gene encoding keratin-associated protein 7-1: MTRFFSCGSYFPGYPCYGTNFHGTFRATPLNVVVPLGSPLNYGLGCNGYSSLGYSFGGSNISNLGCGYGGSFSRPWGSGSGFGYSTY; this comes from the coding sequence ATGACTCGTTTCTTCAGCTGTGGAAGCTACTTCCCAGGCTATCCTTGCTATGGAACCAACTTCCATGGGACCTTCAGAGCCACCCCCCTGAATGTTGTCGTGCCCCTGGGCTCTCCCCTGAACTATGGTCTTGGATGCAATGGCTATAGTTCCCTGGGCTACAGCTTTGGTGGTAGCAACATCAGCAACCTGGGCTGTGGCTATGGTGGCAGCTTTTCCAGGCCTTGGGGCTCTGGCTCTGGCTTTGGCTACAGCACCTACTGA